One window of Dendropsophus ebraccatus isolate aDenEbr1 chromosome 13, aDenEbr1.pat, whole genome shotgun sequence genomic DNA carries:
- the RCOR1 gene encoding REST corepressor 1 — protein sequence MPAAMIEKGAEGSGKRRGRNNAASSKSLTAQNGNGSNSWEEGSSSTSSSDDEHGGGGMRVGSQYQAVVPDYDQEVAKTCQERENLGMLVWSPNQNLSEAKLDEYISVAKEKHGYNMEQALGMLFWHKHNIEKSLADLPNFTPFPDEWTVEDKVLFEQAFSFHGKTFHRIQQMLPDKSIASLVKFYYSWKKTRSKTSVMDRHARKQKREREGSGDEMEENNGNNPIDMDVDQQKEPKKEEPKNDTIPHVKKDKHPSQAKNRAKRKPPKGMFLSQEDVQAVSANANAATTLLRQLDMELVSIKRQIQNIKQTNSALKEKLQGGVEEFRIPEVAQKFNARWTTEEQLLAVQAIRKYGRDFQAISDVIGNKSVVQVKNFFVNYRRRFNIDQVLQEWEAEHGKSEENGECIEKPMKLADTAIKMSDEEEEAALLDVRYTPAS from the exons ATGCCAGCAGCCATGATAGAGAAGGGGGCAGAGGGGTCGGGGAAGAGGAGGGGCAGGAATAACGCAGCCAGCAGCAAAAGTTTGACGGCACAGAACGGCAATGGCAGCAACTCGTGGGAGGAAGGCAGCAGCTCGACCTCGTCCAGCGACGATGAGCACG GTGGCGGGGGCATGAGGGTGGGCAGCCAGTACCAGGCGGTGGTGCCGGACTACGACCAGG AAGTGGCAAAAACCTGTCAGGAGCGAGAGAATCTTGGCATGTTGGTTTGGTCGCCTAATCAGAATTTATCGGAAGCCAAAT TGGATGAATATATTTCTGTTGCAAAAGAGAAGCATGGCTACAACATGGAGCAG GCTCTTGGAATGCTTTTCTGGCACAAGCACAACATCGAGAAGTCATTGGCTGATTTACCTAACTTTACCCCGTTTCCTGATGAATGGACTGTGGAGGATAAAGTTCTATTCGAACAAGCGTTCAGCTTTCACGGAAAAACCTTTCACCGGATCCAGCAAATG CTTCCTGATAAATCCATTGCTAGCCTAGTCAAATTTTATTACTCATGGAAGAAGACCAGGTCCAAGACCAGTGTGATGGATCGCCATGCACGCAAGCAAAAGCGCGAACGCGAGGGAAG TGGAGACGAGATGGAAGAGAACAATGGCAACAACCCAATTGACATGGATGTGGATCAGCAAAAAGAACCTAAAAAGGAG GAGCCAAAAAATGATACCATCCCTCATGTGAAGAAAGATAAACATCCATCACAGGCCAAGAACCGAGCGAAGAGGAAACCTCCCAAAGGGATGTTTCTTTCCCAAGAAGATGTTCAAGCAGTTTCTGCAAATGCCAATGCTGCTACCACACTGCTGAGGCAACTAGATATGGAACTGGTCTCTATAAAACGACAG ATCCAGAATATAAAACAGACGAACAGCGCTCTTAAGGAGAAGCTACAGGGTGGTGTTGAAGAGTTCAGGATTCCTGAA gTGGCTCAAAAGTTTAATGCCCGCTGGACAACAGAGGAACAGCTTCTTGCCGTACAAG CCATCCGAAAATACGGACGCGACTTTCAAGCAATCTCTGATGTGATTGGAAACAAGTCTGTGGTCCAGGTGAAAAATTTCTTTGTGAATTATCGTCGCCGTTTCAACATTGACCAAGTTTTACAAGAGTGGGAAGCTGAACACGGGAAATCCGAGGAAAACGGTGAATGCATTGAGAAGCCAATGAAGTTAGCAGATACTGCTATTAAGATGTCTGATGAAGAGGAAGAG GCCGCCCTTCTAGACGTCAGATACACCCCTGCTTCATGA